The following are encoded in a window of Bos indicus isolate NIAB-ARS_2022 breed Sahiwal x Tharparkar chromosome 7, NIAB-ARS_B.indTharparkar_mat_pri_1.0, whole genome shotgun sequence genomic DNA:
- the LOC109561004 gene encoding olfactory receptor 2V1-like, with protein MAFLGNQTLISHFILLGLFTHSPLHLLLFSIIMAMFLVALSGNGLMILLINTDSRLHSPMYFFLSWLSLMDLMLISTIVPRMAIDYLLGHGSISFTGCGLQILFFLTLLGDECFLLAFMAYDRYVAISNPLRYSVVMSRRVCWLMVAGSWLFGLVDGLIQAIFTLRFPYCGSQEIDHFFCEVPAVLKLACADTSLYETMIYVCCVLMLLLPFSVISASYLRILITVLHMRSAEGRQKAFATCSSHMAAVSIFYGAAMITYMRPQAYHSSKQDKAVSAFYTMITPMLNPLIYSLRNKEVAGALKKLLGRCSCGVGQN; from the coding sequence ATGGCTTTCTTGGGAAACCAGACTCTCATCTCCCACTTCATCCTCCTGGGCCTCTTCACACACTCACCACTgcacctcctcctcttctccatcATCATGGCCATGTTTCTGGTGGCCCTCTCTGGCAATGGGCTTATGATCCTCCTCATCAACACTGACTCCCGTCTCCACagccccatgtacttcttcctcagctGGCTGTCACTCATGGACCTCATGCTCATCTCCACCATTGTACCACGGATGGCCATCGACTATCTCCTGGGCCATGGTTCCATCTCCTTCACAGGCTGTGGGCTCCAGATCCTCTTCTTCCTCACCCTCCTGGGGGATGAGTGCTTCCTGCTGGCTTTCATGGCCTATGATCGCTATGTGGCCATCAGCAACCCACTGAGGTACTCGGTGGTCATGAGCCGCCGTGTCTGCTGGCTCATGGTGGCAGGGTCTTGGCTCTTTGGCCTGGTGGATGGGCTGATCCAGGCTATCTTTACACTACGATTCCCTTACTGTGGCTCCCAAGAGATTGACCACTTTTTCTGCGAGGTCCCTGCAGTGCTCAAGCTGGCCTGTGCTGACACCTCCCTCTATGAGACTATGATCTATGTGTGCTGTGTCCTCATGCTGCTCCTGCCCTTCTCTGTCATCTCTGCCTCATATCTGAGGATCCTGATAACTGTGCTCCACATGCGTTCTGCTGAAGGTCGGCAGAAGGCCTTTGCTACCTGTTCCTCTCACATGGCAGCTGTGTCTATCTTCTACGGGGCTGCCATGATCACCTACATGCGGCCTCAGGCCTATCATTCCTCCAAGCAGGACAAGGCGGTCTCTGCCTTCTATACCATGATTACCCCTATGCTCAACCCACTtatctacagcctgaggaacaagGAAGTGGCTGGTGCTCTCAAGAAACTTCTGGGGAGGTGTTCTTGTGGTGTTGGGCAGAACTAG